In the genome of Opitutia bacterium KCR 482, one region contains:
- a CDS encoding M3 family metallopeptidase, which produces MKDGFLQDCIPPRWSAMSPDRAEADIRAALAEAEKNLDAVRKTADAPEPPTYASTVRALDRASDSLDRAWTYLNHLQSVADTPELRAALNDLMPLVSDFYSAVDLDEKLYAAVARFAETPEAKSLSGDKKRLLSETLLDFELSGAKLPPDKKARLREIDSQLAVKTQKFSENVLDDTQRFVLKIENESDLAGLPKTAVAVARKKAAEKGFEGWAFTLEQPSYVPFMTYADSDALREKLWREFSAVAASGKHSNWGLMREILSLRAENAALLSRANFADSVLERRMAKNGATAARFVDSLTEKFEKHFRAEWRELVDFARQNGLLGAGEKLPPWRIAYVSEKLRAARYGFDPEQMRPYFPLESVMSGMFEICGTLYGLKISKFAGKSDVWREGVETYEVRDAGGRTLGIFYADFFPNRQKRAGAWMNLLSQRDASSPALGVIAANITEGADGEPPLLSVDEVETLFHEFGHLVHFFLMDSEEVGLRDVAWDFVELPSQIMENWVHFKNCLDIFARNWKTGEKIPDELFAKFDASRKFMGASASMRQLSFAKIDLDMHINSAKYLDSADIEQTARDTLAAYSRDTSEPVPSILPRFTHLFGDPVGYAAGYYSYKWAEVLDADAFTRFEREGVLNPETGREFADKILRVGNTIDADAAFRNFMGRDPDVSALVNRSV; this is translated from the coding sequence ATGAAAGACGGATTTTTACAAGACTGCATTCCCCCGCGCTGGAGCGCGATGAGTCCCGACCGCGCCGAAGCCGACATTCGCGCGGCTCTCGCCGAGGCGGAGAAAAATTTGGACGCCGTGCGCAAAACCGCCGACGCCCCCGAACCCCCGACATACGCCTCCACCGTCCGCGCCCTCGACCGCGCTTCGGATTCGCTCGACAGGGCGTGGACATACCTCAACCACCTCCAAAGCGTTGCCGACACCCCCGAACTCCGCGCCGCCCTCAACGACCTCATGCCGCTTGTTTCCGACTTCTATTCGGCTGTCGATTTGGACGAAAAGCTGTACGCGGCAGTCGCGCGCTTCGCCGAAACTCCCGAAGCGAAATCCCTTTCGGGCGACAAAAAACGCCTGCTATCCGAGACGCTCCTCGACTTCGAATTGAGCGGAGCAAAGCTCCCGCCAGACAAAAAGGCGCGTCTGCGCGAAATAGACTCGCAGCTTGCCGTAAAGACGCAGAAATTTTCCGAAAACGTCCTCGACGACACCCAGCGGTTCGTCCTCAAAATCGAAAACGAGTCCGACCTCGCGGGGCTGCCGAAAACCGCCGTCGCCGTCGCCCGCAAAAAGGCGGCGGAAAAGGGCTTCGAGGGCTGGGCGTTCACCCTCGAACAGCCGTCCTACGTCCCGTTCATGACCTACGCCGACAGCGACGCGCTCCGCGAAAAACTGTGGCGCGAATTTTCCGCCGTCGCCGCTTCGGGCAAACACTCCAACTGGGGGCTTATGCGCGAAATTCTGTCGCTCCGCGCCGAGAACGCCGCGCTCCTTTCCCGCGCGAATTTCGCCGACTCAGTCCTCGAACGCAGAATGGCGAAAAACGGCGCGACAGCCGCGCGTTTTGTGGACTCTCTTACCGAAAAATTCGAAAAGCACTTCCGCGCCGAGTGGCGCGAACTTGTCGATTTCGCCCGCCAAAACGGCCTTTTGGGCGCGGGCGAAAAGCTTCCGCCGTGGCGCATTGCCTACGTTTCCGAAAAGCTCCGCGCGGCCCGCTACGGCTTCGACCCCGAACAAATGCGCCCCTACTTCCCGCTCGAATCGGTGATGTCGGGAATGTTCGAAATTTGCGGGACGCTTTACGGGCTGAAAATTTCGAAATTCGCGGGGAAGTCCGACGTCTGGCGCGAAGGCGTCGAAACCTACGAAGTCCGCGACGCGGGCGGCAGGACGCTCGGCATTTTCTACGCCGACTTTTTCCCGAACAGGCAGAAACGCGCCGGCGCGTGGATGAATCTGCTTTCCCAGCGCGACGCAAGCTCTCCCGCGCTCGGGGTCATTGCCGCAAACATCACCGAGGGCGCGGACGGCGAGCCGCCCCTGCTTTCCGTTGACGAAGTTGAGACGCTTTTCCACGAGTTCGGGCACCTTGTGCACTTCTTCCTCATGGACTCCGAGGAGGTCGGCTTGCGCGACGTCGCGTGGGACTTCGTCGAGCTGCCGTCGCAGATTATGGAAAACTGGGTGCACTTCAAAAACTGCCTCGACATTTTCGCGCGGAACTGGAAAACGGGCGAAAAAATCCCCGACGAACTCTTTGCGAAATTCGACGCGTCGCGCAAATTCATGGGCGCTTCCGCCTCCATGCGCCAGCTTTCGTTTGCGAAAATCGACTTGGACATGCACATAAACTCCGCAAAATATCTCGATTCCGCAGACATAGAGCAGACCGCCCGCGATACTCTCGCCGCCTATTCGCGCGACACCTCCGAGCCTGTGCCCTCAATTCTTCCGCGCTTCACCCACCTTTTCGGAGACCCCGTCGGATACGCCGCCGGATACTACTCCTACAAGTGGGCAGAGGTTCTCGACGCCGACGCCTTTACGCGCTTCGAGCGCGAGGGCGTGCTGAACCCCGAAACGGGGCGCGAGTTTGCCGATAAAATCCTGCGCGTGGGCAACACAATAGACGCCGACGCCGCGTTCAGAAACTTCATGGGGCGCGACCCCGACGTTTCCGCGCTCGTCAACCGCTCCGTTTAG
- a CDS encoding 2-enoyl thioester reductase domain-containing protein — translation MKSIAAIHRSYGKPNEVVRAETVDVPEPKKGQAVVKLLRAVVNPSDLGMIGGSYGRLRPLPAIAGREGVGEVVALGGGTESPKIGSRVKLPPEPGAWTQYQVCDAAELVQIPDGLPLDTCAMAFVNPPTALCILDNFEKLGEGDWFIQNGAGSALGYFAIQMCRARGIKTVNMLRNAAAKRADLEAIGADIVVDEAEFDAKKIKELTGGKLKLGLNQIGGASVSNMIKAMGDSATVVTIGGMVGDPVRFPTRFLIFNDLTLRGFWWDKWQRTHSKAEVDAVYAKIFGMIKDGTLKAPVDSVFKIADIQNALARAMENSRSGKVMIEF, via the coding sequence ATGAAAAGCATAGCCGCAATACACCGCTCCTACGGGAAGCCCAACGAAGTAGTCCGCGCCGAAACGGTAGACGTGCCCGAACCCAAAAAAGGTCAGGCGGTCGTCAAACTGCTGCGCGCGGTTGTAAACCCGTCCGACCTCGGAATGATAGGAGGCTCGTACGGAAGGCTGCGCCCGCTGCCTGCAATCGCGGGGCGCGAGGGCGTGGGCGAAGTCGTCGCGCTCGGCGGGGGAACGGAGTCTCCGAAAATAGGCTCGCGCGTGAAGCTGCCGCCCGAACCGGGGGCGTGGACGCAATACCAAGTCTGCGACGCCGCGGAACTCGTGCAGATTCCCGACGGGCTTCCGCTCGACACATGCGCGATGGCGTTCGTAAATCCGCCCACTGCGCTGTGCATTCTCGACAATTTCGAAAAGCTCGGCGAGGGCGACTGGTTCATACAAAACGGCGCGGGGAGCGCGCTCGGATATTTTGCGATACAAATGTGCAGGGCGCGGGGAATCAAAACCGTCAACATGCTGCGCAACGCGGCGGCAAAACGCGCCGACTTGGAGGCAATCGGCGCGGACATCGTGGTTGACGAAGCCGAATTTGACGCAAAGAAAATCAAGGAGCTTACCGGCGGCAAGCTGAAGCTCGGACTAAACCAAATCGGCGGAGCAAGCGTCTCGAACATGATTAAGGCGATGGGAGACTCGGCGACGGTCGTTACAATCGGCGGAATGGTCGGCGACCCCGTGCGCTTCCCCACCCGCTTCCTCATTTTCAACGACCTCACCCTGCGCGGCTTCTGGTGGGACAAATGGCAGCGCACGCATTCGAAAGCCGAAGTAGACGCCGTCTACGCAAAAATTTTCGGCATGATAAAGGACGGCACGCTCAAAGCCCCCGTAGACTCGGTCTTCAAAATCGCCGACATTCAAAACGCGCTCGCCCGCGCCATGGAAAATTCGCGGTCGGGCAAGGTAATGATAGAATTTTAA
- the queF gene encoding preQ(1) synthase, which translates to MKKTQKKDLSNLTLLGAALGGKKAKPSKRLETFPNKAKGRPYTVELETSEFTCLCPATGQPDFATIKIAYVPNEKIVESKSLKLYLWSFRNEGCFHEHLTNIILDDLVEALDPVWCRVVGEFNARGGIAITVKAEHGKKPEA; encoded by the coding sequence ATGAAAAAAACGCAGAAAAAAGACCTCTCAAACCTGACGCTTCTGGGCGCGGCTCTCGGCGGAAAAAAGGCGAAGCCCTCCAAAAGGCTCGAAACATTCCCGAACAAGGCGAAAGGCCGCCCCTACACCGTCGAGCTTGAAACGAGCGAGTTCACATGCCTCTGCCCCGCCACGGGACAGCCCGACTTTGCGACGATAAAAATCGCGTACGTTCCGAACGAGAAAATCGTCGAAAGCAAGTCGCTCAAACTCTACCTGTGGTCGTTCAGAAACGAGGGCTGTTTCCACGAGCACCTCACGAACATAATCCTCGACGACTTGGTGGAAGCGCTCGACCCCGTTTGGTGCAGGGTCGTAGGCGAATTCAACGCCCGCGGCGGAATCGCAATCACGGTGAAAGCCGAGCACGGCAAAAAGCCAGAAGCGTAA
- a CDS encoding trypsin-like peptidase domain-containing protein, whose protein sequence is MFRRAATLLFALLPTACALLCASCASGGDANSAGFENLLESVVKIDVWEVSQKDGGSRTNRAVGSGAIMSEDGTILTNAHVVNCYASKIVVTLANLERVRAEFVGWDHWTDLAVIRLDPDELKRKNPKFAVAKLGDSDTLRAGEVVYAVGTPHGFARTITRGIISNTNRYFEGTILNSGYETGAFNSWIQTDAAINPGNSGGPLVRPNGEIVGINTRAYTNSNNLGFSVPSNVARRVINEISAHGKVERGYVGIGFAPLQDMEEFFEIDTNRGVLVQNVDALSPAAVAGILAGDIVLKIDGEDIDGRFPEQMPAIMAKIADVRAGGTIELELLRGGKKFSKTLKAEKLESRIGKEYTLEKWGAGMREITKPYARESKLDTDSRLMVAGVRQGFPFDAAGICAGDIIVSADRKKVSTEAELRAVYESYRKSPKKILVEILRDRALSFHILAPPEN, encoded by the coding sequence ATGTTCCGCCGAGCCGCAACACTGCTTTTCGCGCTGCTGCCGACGGCGTGCGCCCTGCTCTGCGCCTCTTGCGCGTCGGGTGGAGACGCAAACTCCGCGGGCTTCGAAAACCTGCTCGAAAGCGTCGTGAAAATCGATGTCTGGGAGGTGTCGCAAAAGGACGGCGGAAGCAGGACGAACCGCGCGGTAGGCTCCGGCGCGATAATGTCGGAGGACGGCACGATTCTCACGAATGCGCACGTCGTCAACTGCTACGCGTCGAAAATCGTGGTGACCCTCGCGAACCTCGAACGCGTGCGCGCGGAGTTCGTCGGGTGGGACCACTGGACGGACTTGGCGGTAATCAGGCTCGACCCCGACGAGCTAAAACGCAAAAACCCGAAGTTCGCCGTCGCAAAATTGGGAGACTCCGACACGCTCCGCGCGGGCGAGGTCGTCTACGCGGTCGGCACTCCGCACGGCTTTGCGCGGACAATCACGCGCGGGATAATATCGAACACAAACAGGTACTTCGAGGGCACGATTCTCAACAGCGGCTACGAAACGGGCGCGTTCAATTCGTGGATTCAAACCGACGCGGCAATCAACCCCGGAAACAGCGGCGGCCCGCTAGTGAGGCCGAACGGCGAAATTGTGGGCATAAACACGCGGGCGTACACGAACTCGAACAACCTCGGCTTCTCAGTGCCGTCGAACGTGGCGCGGCGAGTGATAAACGAAATCTCGGCGCACGGGAAAGTGGAGCGCGGATACGTCGGAATAGGCTTCGCGCCCCTGCAAGACATGGAGGAATTTTTCGAAATAGACACGAACCGCGGCGTGCTTGTACAAAATGTGGACGCGCTCTCGCCTGCGGCCGTCGCGGGGATTCTCGCGGGGGACATAGTGCTAAAAATAGACGGCGAAGACATCGACGGCCGCTTTCCCGAACAAATGCCCGCAATCATGGCGAAAATCGCCGACGTCCGCGCGGGCGGCACGATAGAATTAGAGCTTCTGCGCGGCGGCAAAAAATTCTCTAAAACCCTCAAAGCCGAAAAGCTCGAAAGCCGCATAGGCAAAGAGTACACGCTCGAAAAATGGGGCGCGGGCATGCGCGAAATCACCAAGCCCTACGCGCGGGAATCGAAGCTTGATACCGACTCGCGGCTGATGGTCGCGGGCGTAAGGCAGGGCTTTCCGTTTGACGCGGCGGGCATCTGCGCGGGAGATATAATCGTATCGGCTGACAGAAAAAAAGTCTCGACAGAGGCGGAGCTGCGGGCGGTCTACGAAAGCTACCGCAAGTCGCCGAAAAAAATCCTCGTGGAAATTCTGCGCGACCGCGCGCTGTCGTTCCACATTCTCGCGCCGCCAGAAAATTAG
- a CDS encoding RsmE family RNA methyltransferase, whose amino-acid sequence MAGFRAYFDFGGGVPRVAALSPDESRHLCGSLRARAGDAVDLFDLAGNVRHCTLVSPSQKRAELEVGEAVEVPAPEPRVYLAQSLPKGKTFDDIVRQSVEVGAAGVFPLLSERTQVKISDSERKSAKWTAHVVEAVKQSGNFVKFEMPEPRKISDFLSSADFDLKIVASLEDGSKPIAEILRAAPRPKSVCVLVGPEGDLSPAEYALARGAGFLPATLGRNVMKCDTAALFALSAVSAFYA is encoded by the coding sequence ATGGCAGGTTTCAGGGCATATTTCGATTTCGGCGGCGGAGTTCCGCGCGTCGCCGCGCTTTCGCCCGACGAAAGCAGGCATCTTTGCGGCTCGCTCCGCGCGAGGGCGGGGGACGCCGTCGATTTGTTCGACTTGGCGGGGAACGTCAGGCACTGTACGCTCGTTTCGCCGAGCCAAAAACGCGCCGAGCTTGAAGTGGGCGAAGCCGTCGAAGTGCCCGCGCCCGAACCGCGCGTGTATCTCGCCCAGAGCCTGCCGAAGGGGAAGACTTTCGACGACATTGTGAGGCAGTCCGTGGAGGTCGGCGCGGCGGGTGTGTTCCCGCTTCTTTCCGAGCGCACTCAGGTGAAAATTTCGGACTCCGAGCGCAAGTCGGCAAAGTGGACGGCGCATGTTGTCGAGGCGGTCAAGCAGTCGGGCAACTTCGTGAAATTCGAGATGCCCGAACCGCGCAAAATTTCCGACTTCCTCTCCTCCGCCGACTTCGACTTGAAGATTGTCGCGAGCCTCGAAGACGGCTCGAAGCCGATTGCCGAAATTCTCCGCGCCGCCCCGCGCCCGAAGAGCGTCTGCGTTCTTGTCGGTCCGGAGGGCGATTTGTCTCCCGCCGAATACGCGCTTGCCCGCGGGGCGGGTTTTCTGCCCGCAACGCTTGGGCGCAACGTCATGAAGTGCGATACCGCCGCGCTTTTTGCGCTGTCGGCTGTTTCGGCGTTCTACGCCTAA
- a CDS encoding flavoprotein: MQNGLKGKTAVVGVCSSIAVYKAAEIVSRLAKSGADVHVVMTENAAKLMSPRIFQTLSRNKTYVSMWEEISDWKPEHISLAEAADLLLVAPATANTIGNFARGLAPDMLSTIYLATRAPVLVAPAMNCDMYAHPAVAENIEILKKRGVEFVEPETGMLACGREGAGRLAEVGKIVEKAAEILSR; encoded by the coding sequence ATGCAAAATGGACTCAAAGGCAAAACGGCGGTGGTAGGCGTATGCAGCTCGATTGCGGTCTACAAGGCGGCGGAAATCGTGTCGCGGCTCGCGAAATCGGGCGCGGACGTGCATGTCGTCATGACGGAAAACGCGGCAAAACTAATGTCGCCGCGCATCTTCCAGACGCTTTCGCGCAACAAAACATACGTCTCGATGTGGGAGGAAATTTCCGACTGGAAGCCCGAACACATTTCGCTCGCCGAAGCCGCCGACCTGCTGCTCGTAGCCCCAGCGACTGCAAACACAATCGGGAACTTCGCCCGCGGGCTCGCTCCCGACATGCTCTCCACAATCTACCTTGCAACGCGCGCGCCGGTGCTCGTAGCCCCCGCAATGAACTGCGACATGTACGCGCACCCCGCCGTCGCCGAAAACATCGAAATACTCAAAAAGCGCGGCGTCGAATTCGTCGAACCCGAAACGGGAATGCTCGCGTGCGGACGCGAGGGCGCGGGACGCCTTGCGGAGGTCGGGAAAATCGTCGAAAAGGCGGCGGAAATACTTTCAAGATGA
- a CDS encoding uracil-DNA glycosylase: protein MREIFETLSDEFRRCAAEGAEFAPVSDESLAILKRLAAELAPDDDAPQRKPDEEEFVDNIEEVKFVSAEDFVKEEKKQETQKRIKVVKTNPMPDIKPIPAPKKFELPEGDKQMRWEALREIVLSDKVCAEHLRPQKKIVFGVGNLDAKIFFCGEAPGADEEIQGEPFVGKAGQLLTKIIAAMGLSRQDAYIGNIMNWRPETPKGNRPPTEEEMNYCLPYLKAQIDVVKPQVVVALGLTAANGLLGFDPTRRMGKIRGQWQKFGDADLMVTYHPSFLLQYASAQMKRLVWEDMMAVMERTGIPISEKQRGYFLPKE from the coding sequence ATGAGGGAAATTTTCGAGACACTCTCCGACGAGTTCCGCCGCTGCGCCGCCGAGGGCGCGGAATTTGCGCCCGTAAGCGACGAATCTCTGGCAATCCTGAAACGCCTCGCCGCCGAGCTTGCGCCCGACGACGACGCCCCGCAGCGCAAGCCCGACGAAGAGGAATTTGTGGACAATATCGAGGAAGTCAAATTCGTCTCTGCCGAAGATTTCGTAAAAGAGGAAAAGAAACAGGAAACGCAAAAAAGGATAAAAGTAGTGAAAACAAACCCCATGCCCGACATCAAGCCAATACCCGCGCCGAAAAAATTCGAGCTGCCCGAAGGCGACAAACAGATGCGCTGGGAGGCGCTGAGGGAAATTGTGCTGTCGGACAAAGTTTGCGCCGAACACCTGCGCCCGCAAAAGAAAATCGTCTTCGGAGTCGGAAACCTCGACGCAAAAATTTTCTTCTGCGGCGAAGCACCCGGGGCGGACGAAGAAATTCAGGGCGAACCTTTCGTCGGCAAGGCTGGACAGCTTCTTACAAAAATCATCGCCGCAATGGGGCTTTCTCGGCAGGACGCATACATCGGCAACATCATGAACTGGCGTCCCGAAACGCCCAAGGGCAACCGCCCGCCGACCGAAGAGGAAATGAACTACTGCCTGCCCTACCTGAAAGCGCAAATTGACGTGGTGAAGCCGCAGGTTGTGGTCGCGCTCGGGCTGACCGCCGCAAACGGGCTGCTGGGCTTCGACCCGACCCGCCGCATGGGTAAAATCCGCGGGCAGTGGCAGAAGTTCGGCGACGCCGACCTGATGGTGACCTACCACCCGTCGTTCCTGCTTCAATACGCGTCAGCGCAGATGAAGAGGCTTGTGTGGGAAGACATGATGGCGGTAATGGAGCGCACGGGAATCCCGATTTCGGAAAAACAGCGCGGCTACTTCCTGCCCAAGGAATAG
- the rpoN gene encoding RNA polymerase factor sigma-54: MSAEFGQIQRQEQSLILTPQLKRSLEILQAASLDLEKIVAVELKKNPLLEEIPPDDFERPQTLGESADFDDDDFGAPAQSSDTEKEQKTRDFVLNSLPDKTSLQEHLLTEAKLDAATPEIAKAFENLAGSLDERGFLLPDALDNARAAGFDEKTINAALDLLRDSEPSGIGAFDMRDSLMLQLEHKGMENSLAYRILADRFDLLLKRKVEEIAELENRSPADVERAIGEIAKLHTSPASEYAAEDEKFIVPELVFYRDDDGVWHVDEAKYASPRLRINPDYRKLAADERVRPEERAYIKEKIRDGKFLMDAVDLRRKTILKIGRAILERQSGFFENGRDALKPMTMQDVADEIGVHATTVGRAISEKYAQTPHGLLPLKFFFSGGYESADGGGLSSESVKNMIRKIVSEESPRAPLSDSKIAEMLAEDGVSVARRTVAKYREELGIPAKTLRKRF, from the coding sequence ATGTCGGCGGAATTCGGACAGATTCAGAGGCAGGAGCAATCGCTTATCCTGACTCCGCAACTCAAACGCAGCTTGGAAATTCTCCAAGCGGCGTCGCTTGATTTGGAGAAAATCGTCGCGGTCGAGCTGAAAAAAAATCCCCTCTTGGAGGAGATTCCCCCCGACGACTTCGAGCGTCCGCAGACGCTCGGCGAATCGGCTGATTTTGACGACGACGATTTCGGCGCTCCAGCGCAATCCTCCGACACCGAAAAAGAGCAGAAAACGCGCGACTTTGTCCTAAACTCCCTACCCGACAAAACCTCCCTCCAAGAGCACCTTCTCACGGAGGCGAAACTCGATGCCGCGACGCCCGAAATCGCAAAGGCTTTCGAAAACCTCGCCGGCTCGCTTGACGAGCGCGGATTTCTGCTGCCCGACGCCCTCGACAACGCCCGCGCGGCGGGCTTCGACGAAAAGACAATCAACGCCGCCCTCGACCTTCTGCGCGACTCCGAGCCGTCGGGAATCGGCGCGTTCGACATGCGCGACTCTCTCATGTTGCAGCTCGAACACAAGGGCATGGAGAACTCGCTCGCGTACAGGATTCTCGCCGACAGGTTCGACCTTCTTCTGAAACGCAAGGTGGAGGAAATTGCCGAGCTTGAAAACCGCTCGCCCGCCGACGTTGAAAGGGCAATCGGCGAAATCGCGAAGCTCCACACGTCGCCTGCGTCGGAGTACGCCGCCGAGGACGAAAAATTCATAGTGCCGGAGCTTGTCTTCTACCGCGACGACGACGGCGTTTGGCATGTGGACGAGGCAAAATACGCCTCGCCGCGCCTGCGCATAAACCCCGACTACCGCAAGCTCGCCGCCGACGAGCGCGTCCGACCGGAGGAACGCGCGTACATCAAGGAGAAAATCCGCGACGGAAAATTCCTCATGGACGCCGTGGATTTGCGGCGCAAAACCATTCTCAAAATCGGGCGCGCGATACTCGAAAGGCAGTCCGGATTTTTCGAAAACGGCAGGGACGCCCTCAAACCAATGACAATGCAGGACGTCGCCGACGAAATCGGCGTGCACGCGACGACGGTCGGACGCGCGATTTCGGAAAAATACGCGCAGACGCCGCACGGGCTTCTGCCGCTCAAATTCTTTTTCAGCGGCGGATACGAGTCGGCTGACGGAGGCGGGCTTTCGAGCGAGTCGGTGAAAAACATGATAAGAAAAATCGTTTCGGAGGAGTCGCCGCGCGCGCCGCTGAGCGACTCGAAAATCGCGGAAATGCTCGCGGAGGACGGCGTGAGCGTCGCCCGCCGAACCGTCGCAAAATACCGCGAGGAGCTCGGCATACCCGCAAAAACTTTGAGAAAACGCTTCTGA
- the alr gene encoding alanine racemase, which produces MEGSSTHLRCSVRIDLCALERNLGKLKYFMPKSRGYIALVSADAFGYGVEAAVVRLMLSGADAFAVTNVSEGARVREVGSGWKVVVMSSSLPGEEDEYFENSLTPVLVSCEEIARFEKKAEELGATLAVHMRLPTVGETVPSPEEAKKMLDALLESKRLKLEAFCLLGTGTGAPQEGAMPDADFVEYAKRKTDSLGAKIFVHHSDVCDVSALPFDRALRAGLVLFGMKPSENSILKGFEPEHVLTFRSSVSQIKNLPKGATVGYGRTYILKKDSRVALLSVGYGDGVPRNASEKMDVIIRGKRATVIGRVSMDQAAIDVSDFDEIEVGDEAIIVGESGGISIPIEEYAGRLGITPAQALTSITKRVARFYKMLY; this is translated from the coding sequence ATGGAAGGGTCAAGCACACATCTGAGGTGCTCGGTGCGCATAGACTTGTGCGCTCTCGAACGAAACCTCGGCAAACTCAAATATTTCATGCCGAAATCGCGCGGGTACATTGCGCTCGTCTCCGCCGACGCGTTCGGCTACGGCGTGGAGGCGGCCGTCGTGCGCCTCATGCTAAGCGGCGCGGACGCGTTCGCGGTCACAAACGTAAGCGAGGGCGCGAGAGTCCGCGAGGTCGGGTCGGGCTGGAAGGTCGTGGTGATGTCGTCGTCGCTCCCCGGCGAGGAGGACGAATACTTCGAAAACTCCCTCACGCCCGTGCTCGTAAGTTGCGAGGAAATCGCCCGCTTCGAAAAAAAGGCGGAGGAACTCGGCGCGACGCTCGCAGTCCACATGCGCCTGCCGACCGTCGGCGAAACGGTGCCGTCGCCCGAAGAGGCAAAAAAAATGCTCGACGCGCTGCTCGAATCGAAGCGGCTCAAACTCGAAGCGTTCTGCCTGCTCGGCACGGGAACGGGCGCTCCGCAGGAGGGCGCAATGCCCGACGCCGACTTCGTCGAATACGCGAAAAGGAAAACCGACAGCCTCGGCGCAAAAATTTTCGTCCACCACAGCGACGTCTGCGACGTCTCCGCGCTGCCGTTCGACCGCGCGCTGCGGGCGGGGCTTGTACTCTTCGGCATGAAGCCGTCGGAAAACTCCATTTTAAAGGGCTTCGAACCGGAACATGTGCTGACGTTCAGAAGCTCCGTAAGCCAGATTAAGAACCTGCCCAAGGGCGCAACGGTCGGCTACGGGCGGACGTACATTCTGAAAAAGGACTCGCGCGTGGCTCTGCTTTCGGTGGGCTACGGCGACGGCGTGCCGCGCAACGCGAGCGAAAAGATGGACGTCATCATCAGGGGCAAACGCGCAACCGTAATCGGGCGCGTCTCGATGGACCAAGCCGCGATTGACGTTAGCGACTTCGACGAAATCGAGGTCGGCGACGAGGCGATAATCGTCGGAGAGAGCGGCGGAATTTCGATTCCGATTGAGGAATACGCGGGCAGACTGGGCATTACCCCCGCGCAGGCGCTTACATCAATTACAAAGAGGGTGGCGCGTTTCTACAAAATGCTATATTAA
- a CDS encoding GNAT family N-acetyltransferase yields MGVENRRLEMLFVESSKKGKGAGRKLVEYGIEKYRMDNLTVNEQNPQAVGFYEHLGFKAYKRSALDEQHRPYPLIYMKLP; encoded by the coding sequence ATGGGCGTCGAGAACCGCCGCTTGGAAATGCTGTTTGTAGAGTCGTCGAAGAAGGGCAAAGGCGCGGGGCGCAAACTTGTCGAATACGGAATTGAAAAATACCGCATGGACAATTTGACAGTCAACGAACAGAACCCGCAAGCCGTGGGCTTTTACGAACACCTCGGCTTCAAGGCATATAAACGCTCCGCCCTCGACGAACAACACCGCCCGTACCCGCTGATTTATATGAAACTGCCTTAA
- a CDS encoding L28 family ribosomal protein — translation MARVCSVTGKRPVKGRRIIHKGQSKKSGGIGLQLVKQTKRTFKPNVQRIRVRMANGAVKREWVSVKAIKAGLVEKA, via the coding sequence ATGGCAAGAGTATGTTCAGTAACAGGCAAGCGTCCCGTTAAAGGTCGCAGAATCATTCACAAAGGTCAAAGCAAAAAGAGCGGCGGTATCGGTTTGCAGCTCGTCAAGCAGACAAAGCGCACATTCAAGCCCAATGTGCAGCGCATTCGCGTTCGCATGGCAAACGGCGCAGTCAAGCGCGAATGGGTCAGCGTAAAAGCCATCAAGGCGGGTCTCGTCGAAAAGGCGTAG
- a CDS encoding sigma-70 family RNA polymerase sigma factor, with protein MKEKRTVQTSPTFIQGATESAAAGDGDAALMIQAADGSEHAFRMLVEKWQRPLANYFYRSCSDMHAAEDMTQQTFLNLYRARESYAEYAGGDARKAKFSTYLFRIARNVLISEHRKRVRRPSDATDPADLDFPAEDARSTPVSELEEIFYAAVEDLPENQRTAILLLKQQQLSYEEIAEAMKANVQSVKTWIHRARNALREVLKNSE; from the coding sequence ATGAAGGAAAAACGTACAGTGCAGACAAGCCCGACATTCATTCAAGGCGCGACGGAAAGCGCGGCGGCAGGCGACGGCGATGCGGCTCTGATGATTCAGGCGGCGGACGGCTCGGAGCATGCGTTCAGAATGCTCGTCGAGAAGTGGCAGAGGCCGCTGGCGAACTACTTCTACCGCTCGTGCTCCGATATGCACGCGGCGGAGGACATGACCCAGCAGACGTTCCTCAACCTCTACCGCGCCCGCGAAAGCTACGCCGAGTACGCCGGCGGAGACGCCCGAAAGGCGAAGTTTTCCACATACCTTTTCCGCATAGCGCGGAACGTGCTGATTTCGGAGCACCGCAAGAGGGTAAGACGCCCCTCCGACGCCACAGACCCCGCCGACCTGGACTTCCCCGCGGAAGACGCCCGCTCGACGCCCGTGTCGGAGCTGGAGGAGATTTTCTATGCGGCGGTCGAAGACCTACCCGAAAACCAGCGCACCGCAATTCTGCTTCTCAAACAGCAGCAACTTTCATACGAAGAGATTGCTGAGGCAATGAAAGCCAACGTGCAATCGGTAAAAACGTGGATTCACCGCGCGAGAAACGCGCTGCGGGAAGTCCTGAAAAATTCGGAGTAA